One segment of uncultured Tolumonas sp. DNA contains the following:
- a CDS encoding exosortase-associated protein EpsI, B-type produces the protein MTLTRQALLASLCLLAAVGAYLLTPRQLLADLEPVNLEQMVPQQFANWRALPQNDDVITSPELEAVIKAVYAQTLSRVYSDEHGNRVMLAIAYTRDQSDNAGTQSHRPEICYPAQGFQIRSKQTGPLNLDFAAGSAVRMVAVNGSRIEPLTYWLMIGHDRAVSHWDVKRWQIAYGLRDQIPDGLIFRVSVISDDIEHGFAVQQAFLQQLFTVLSPAALRRLAGLDD, from the coding sequence ATGACGCTGACTCGACAGGCCCTGCTGGCCAGCCTCTGCCTGCTGGCCGCCGTCGGCGCCTATCTGCTGACTCCGCGCCAATTGCTGGCGGATCTGGAACCCGTCAATCTCGAACAGATGGTGCCACAACAGTTCGCCAACTGGCGCGCCCTGCCACAAAACGACGACGTCATCACGTCGCCGGAGCTGGAGGCTGTGATTAAGGCGGTGTATGCGCAGACGCTGTCCCGCGTGTACAGCGATGAGCATGGTAATCGGGTGATGCTGGCCATCGCGTACACCCGTGACCAAAGCGATAACGCCGGTACCCAGTCACATCGACCGGAGATCTGCTATCCGGCACAGGGCTTCCAGATCCGCAGCAAGCAGACCGGACCACTAAACCTCGATTTTGCAGCTGGTTCCGCAGTGCGCATGGTGGCAGTGAATGGTAGTCGTATCGAGCCATTGACCTACTGGCTAATGATTGGTCATGACCGGGCTGTGAGTCACTGGGATGTCAAACGCTGGCAGATCGCCTATGGTCTGCGCGATCAGATCCCAGATGGACTGATTTTCCGTGTCTCGGTGATCAGTGACGACATAGAACATGGTTTTGCGGTGCAGCAAGCATTTTTACAGCAGTTGTTCACCGTACTCTCGCCGGCGGCCTTGCGTCGTTTGGCGGGCCTAGATGATTAA
- a CDS encoding undecaprenyl-phosphate glucose phosphotransferase has product MHNDKIVQREGSTSINESFSSVAPVMTIRQRIHEIENIAPITTFFKSFLDPVLVVITLYVLHFIFDVVFDGLHIVLAVTAFLLSMQFLDGTYLFLPGEKRPWLGLGRFAFSWLFVIFVLVLVGTVSHLDRYYYPLYILTWFIVSPLLLILTHLITRKVIMPEGKKQSKIINTIIVGANQAGLSLQKNIQENSYLNMTFSGFFDDREIERLPSVDIKQILGRIEDIPEFVKQNHIDHIYISLPMTSQPRVMKLLDELQDSTVSVYFIPDFFVFDLIQAHFDHVAGVPVVCICESPFRGLRGVVKRFSDIIFASMILALIWPVMLVVALAVKLTSVGPVFFKQKRYGVDGKSINVYKFRSMTVMEDGNIIPQATQNDQRLTPIGGFLRKTSLDELPQFLNVLEGTMSIVGPRPHANAHNEYYRKLIKGYMVRHKVKPGITGWAQVNGFRGETETLDKMENRVNYDLDYLKYWSLWMDLKIIILTVALVLKRKNAY; this is encoded by the coding sequence ATGCATAATGATAAAATTGTTCAGCGTGAGGGATCAACTTCAATAAATGAATCTTTTAGCAGCGTAGCACCAGTCATGACTATAAGGCAAAGGATTCATGAAATTGAAAATATTGCGCCGATAACGACATTTTTCAAATCTTTTTTAGATCCAGTGCTCGTTGTCATTACACTTTATGTTTTACATTTTATATTTGATGTGGTGTTTGATGGTTTGCATATTGTTTTAGCTGTGACTGCTTTTTTACTTTCAATGCAGTTTCTTGATGGTACTTATTTATTTCTTCCTGGTGAGAAAAGACCATGGTTGGGTTTAGGCCGTTTTGCATTTTCATGGCTATTTGTCATATTTGTTCTGGTGTTGGTCGGTACAGTTAGCCATCTAGATCGTTATTATTACCCACTGTATATTCTTACCTGGTTTATTGTTTCTCCACTTTTACTAATTTTAACTCATCTTATAACCCGAAAAGTGATCATGCCAGAAGGGAAAAAACAATCAAAAATTATTAATACCATAATTGTTGGCGCTAATCAGGCAGGATTATCACTGCAAAAAAATATTCAGGAAAACAGTTACCTAAACATGACTTTTTCAGGCTTCTTTGATGATAGAGAAATCGAACGATTGCCTAGTGTCGATATAAAACAGATTTTGGGGCGTATTGAAGATATTCCTGAATTTGTAAAACAAAATCATATAGATCATATCTACATTTCACTACCAATGACCTCTCAGCCGAGGGTTATGAAATTATTAGATGAATTACAAGATAGTACTGTTTCAGTTTATTTTATTCCTGATTTTTTCGTTTTTGATCTTATCCAAGCACATTTTGATCATGTTGCAGGTGTTCCTGTGGTTTGCATTTGTGAGTCGCCTTTCAGAGGGCTTCGCGGTGTTGTAAAGCGTTTTTCAGATATTATCTTCGCATCTATGATATTGGCTTTGATCTGGCCAGTGATGCTGGTTGTTGCATTAGCAGTGAAATTAACCTCTGTGGGACCAGTATTTTTTAAACAAAAACGATATGGCGTCGATGGTAAGAGTATTAATGTTTACAAATTCAGATCGATGACTGTAATGGAAGATGGAAACATCATTCCGCAGGCAACCCAAAACGATCAACGGTTGACACCAATCGGTGGTTTTTTACGTAAAACATCCCTAGATGAATTGCCTCAGTTCCTGAATGTGCTGGAAGGTACTATGAGTATCGTCGGGCCAAGACCTCATGCAAATGCACATAACGAATATTATAGAAAATTAATTAAAGGTTACATGGTTCGACATAAAGTAAAACCTGGTATTACAGGCTGGGCACAAGTTAACGGATTTCGTGGAGAAACAGAAACATTAGATAAAATGGAAAATCGCGTGAATTACGACCTTGATTATTTGAAATACTGGTCACTATGGATGGATCTTAAAATTATAATTCTTACAGTCGCACTTGTACTGAAACGTAAAAATGCCTATTAA
- a CDS encoding SLBB domain-containing protein: MLKKYCLMLMGLFIFMMNAAAANKDNNEGNKYLLGAGDVIKISIYDHPDLLLETQLSDDGSINFPLIGKVILNNMNFSAAEALIAEKLERGGYVRAPQVNILVSNYRSKRISVIGEVNRPGRYPLDSKTSLIDIIASAGGISAMGGDTVVLIRDGSRQEFNIPKIMAKAEQCIDLKAGDQIYVPRLQQIYVYGEVLRPGAYRLEPKMTVMQVLSLAGGFTAKASHRSIQVQRPANDGSLESIDVNLTDSVYPNDVIYIDESLF; this comes from the coding sequence ATGTTGAAAAAATACTGTTTAATGCTGATGGGGTTATTCATTTTTATGATGAATGCAGCAGCTGCAAATAAAGATAATAATGAAGGGAATAAATATCTACTCGGTGCAGGTGATGTAATTAAAATTTCTATTTACGATCACCCCGACTTATTACTGGAAACTCAGTTGTCTGATGATGGATCAATCAATTTTCCATTAATTGGTAAAGTAATTCTAAATAATATGAATTTTTCTGCAGCAGAGGCTTTGATTGCAGAAAAATTGGAGCGGGGGGGGTATGTTCGCGCTCCTCAGGTAAATATTCTTGTTTCAAATTACCGGAGTAAGCGAATTTCAGTTATTGGAGAGGTAAATCGACCTGGTCGCTATCCGTTAGATAGTAAAACATCTTTGATAGACATCATTGCAAGTGCAGGAGGTATTTCAGCAATGGGCGGTGACACTGTTGTTTTGATTCGAGACGGCTCTCGTCAGGAATTTAATATTCCTAAAATCATGGCAAAAGCAGAACAATGCATTGATTTAAAAGCTGGAGATCAAATTTATGTTCCTCGTCTTCAGCAAATTTATGTTTATGGTGAAGTTCTTCGTCCAGGGGCTTATCGCTTAGAGCCAAAAATGACGGTCATGCAGGTATTATCGTTAGCAGGTGGTTTTACAGCGAAAGCTTCTCATCGCAGTATCCAAGTGCAACGTCCAGCGAATGATGGTTCACTTGAAAGCATTGATGTAAATCTAACAGATTCCGTGTATCCAAATGATGTGATTTATATCGACGAAAGTCTGTTCTGA
- a CDS encoding EpsD family peptidyl-prolyl cis-trans isomerase, with protein MMKVKTILTILVCSTFIVGCGGDKDEKKAPSQVLAKVNGKEITVLQLNYLLARQSKADNDTKQTLLDNLVEQELLVQQAETLKLDRNPEVLQSIEFAKRQVLAQAALEKLIGVKVEFSQAAISKYYQEHKYLFAERYIFDIDVFLVKTADMTKAANQALETSSKGETTKKILQDNNIAFRQTQVKRAAEELPEVVLNKMVEVNIGDIVKVPDDAGNMIFMQLIAKTSAPILEVDAEESIRQLLANTKMQNDAKSKIGDLKSIGNIEYLQRFSDEKVESTSVYTAKPEKNEHLKSGLKGLN; from the coding sequence ATGATGAAAGTAAAAACAATATTAACCATTCTAGTATGTAGTACCTTTATTGTCGGGTGTGGTGGCGATAAAGATGAAAAAAAAGCACCAAGTCAGGTTTTAGCTAAAGTAAATGGTAAAGAAATTACTGTACTTCAACTTAACTACTTGTTAGCTCGTCAGTCCAAAGCAGACAATGATACCAAGCAAACATTGCTTGATAATTTAGTTGAGCAAGAATTATTGGTTCAACAAGCAGAAACCCTAAAATTGGATCGAAATCCTGAAGTGTTACAGAGTATTGAATTTGCAAAACGTCAGGTATTAGCCCAGGCAGCTTTAGAAAAATTAATTGGTGTGAAAGTCGAGTTTTCACAAGCTGCTATCAGCAAGTATTATCAGGAACATAAATATTTATTTGCTGAACGCTATATTTTCGATATAGATGTTTTTTTAGTGAAAACAGCTGATATGACGAAAGCTGCTAATCAGGCATTGGAAACATCAAGCAAAGGCGAAACGACCAAAAAAATATTACAAGATAATAACATTGCATTTAGGCAAACTCAGGTCAAACGTGCGGCTGAAGAATTACCAGAAGTTGTGTTGAATAAAATGGTAGAAGTTAATATCGGAGATATTGTTAAAGTTCCTGACGATGCTGGAAATATGATTTTTATGCAACTGATAGCTAAAACGTCAGCACCAATATTAGAGGTCGATGCCGAAGAATCTATTCGTCAACTATTAGCCAATACTAAAATGCAAAATGATGCGAAAAGTAAAATTGGTGATCTTAAGTCGATCGGTAATATTGAATATCTACAAAGGTTTTCGGATGAAAAGGTTGAATCGACATCTGTTTACACAGCAAAACCTGAAAAAAATGAGCATTTAAAATCTGGCCTGAAGGGGTTGAATTAA
- the xrtB gene encoding exosortase B has protein sequence MMASVATIPQFLRRYSLLLTGLLLLALPTLWSMVILLWDKSDQEHGPILLLMFGWTLHREWPRLQVLPDNGSRWGWLLVVLALLAYVMGRSQQIWLLEIGAFIPLLAGCGILAKGGAALRPLAFPLLMLLFAIPLPSALVDLLTTGLKQHVSVLAENLLYSAGYPIARSGVTLTIGSYQLLVADACSGLNSLFSLFAVGLLYLYMQGYQSRWRNLLLLLAIAPIAILANVVRVVVLVLLTYYGGDALGQGFLHGVAGILLFAIALLALYLLDAVLGILFRTRSPS, from the coding sequence ATGATGGCCTCTGTTGCCACAATCCCGCAATTCTTGCGGCGTTATTCGCTGCTGCTAACCGGGTTGTTATTGCTGGCTTTACCGACGCTGTGGTCGATGGTTATTCTGTTGTGGGACAAGAGCGACCAGGAGCATGGTCCTATCTTGCTACTGATGTTCGGTTGGACTCTGCACCGCGAATGGCCTCGGTTGCAGGTGTTGCCGGATAACGGCAGCCGCTGGGGTTGGTTGCTGGTCGTGCTAGCATTGTTGGCCTATGTAATGGGGCGGTCGCAACAGATCTGGCTGCTGGAGATCGGTGCTTTCATTCCGCTGCTTGCTGGATGCGGTATTTTGGCAAAGGGCGGTGCTGCATTGCGACCGCTTGCTTTCCCATTGTTGATGCTGCTGTTTGCGATACCGCTGCCTAGTGCCTTGGTCGATCTGCTGACCACTGGGCTCAAGCAGCATGTTTCCGTGCTGGCCGAGAACCTGTTGTACAGCGCTGGTTACCCGATTGCCCGCAGTGGCGTGACACTGACCATAGGCTCCTACCAGCTGTTGGTGGCCGATGCTTGTTCCGGTCTCAACTCGCTGTTCAGCTTGTTCGCCGTCGGGCTTCTCTACCTTTATATGCAGGGCTACCAAAGCCGTTGGCGTAATCTGCTGCTGTTACTGGCCATCGCGCCGATCGCCATCCTCGCCAACGTGGTGCGCGTCGTGGTGCTGGTGTTGCTGACCTATTACGGTGGTGACGCCCTTGGCCAGGGCTTCCTGCACGGCGTTGCTGGCATACTGCTGTTTGCCATCGCGCTGCTAGCGCTCTACTTGCTGGATGCCGTTCTTGGCATCCTGTTCCGCACCAGGAGCCCATCATGA
- a CDS encoding trypsin-like serine protease, which yields MVSDEAVANLFHSNIYHRLMIPQLIDVSSDCLQWNTDMFIYRLLLICFLFYCFPCQALIAGENDNDSPERRIDSNSCHSSWAGVVSIQINGAVYSGVIIGKSWILTAAHVVESSLKAPENVHIYIPCQNIKLRVSKVIVNHEYHRNSMQGIALSDVALLRLTSPLPNFITQYTVNFQPISEGIIASFIGYGASGNACNSHLQLASAHIKRWGQNALDRVLVD from the coding sequence GTGGTATCAGATGAAGCTGTTGCTAATTTATTTCATTCTAATATTTATCACCGTCTGATGATACCTCAACTAATTGATGTATCATCAGACTGCCTTCAGTGGAACACTGATATGTTTATATATCGCCTTTTGCTTATTTGTTTTTTATTTTATTGTTTTCCTTGCCAAGCACTTATTGCAGGCGAAAACGATAATGATTCACCTGAACGAAGAATAGATAGTAATAGCTGTCATTCGTCATGGGCCGGGGTCGTCAGTATTCAAATAAATGGGGCTGTATATTCAGGAGTTATTATCGGGAAATCATGGATATTGACTGCTGCTCACGTTGTAGAAAGCTCCTTAAAAGCACCTGAGAACGTCCATATTTACATTCCATGTCAAAATATTAAATTACGCGTATCAAAGGTTATTGTTAACCATGAATATCATCGCAACTCAATGCAAGGTATCGCTTTATCTGATGTGGCATTGTTAAGACTAACTAGCCCTTTACCAAACTTCATCACCCAATACACTGTTAATTTTCAACCAATCTCTGAGGGTATAATAGCTTCGTTTATTGGTTATGGTGCATCAGGAAATGCGTGTAATTCACATCTGCAGCTAGCATCTGCCCATATTAAACGCTGGGGGCAAAATGCATTGGATAGAGTGCTAGTGGATTAA
- the epsF gene encoding chain length determinant protein EpsF, whose product MSFQQLWQILLARKKIALGILSLVVITSTVVSLLLPKQYTAEADIAIDTIKVDPITNISMSGQLVAGYMATQVDIISSHNTARKVVEMTGLSQLPEAQMKFQDDTKGKGDIIDWLADSIIKDLDIKPSRESNVISIFYTSTDPAFASAMANMFVEAYKKEIIDMRSNLAQQNQSFFEQQLKSLQKKLEAAQKKLSDYQQQQGIVASDERLDVENQRLNELSTQLVATQGQLIDAQSRLKKEGAVAPDVLNNPLIQQLKSQLALQESKFKQIAAKEGPKHPTYQQAEAELNSARTQLNSQISQYSNSLVSTAENVKQRLVNLQKALDAQKVRVLELKSQRSRLDLLQRDVDNAQQIYQVAMQKLSESSLESSSDLTNVSVLKSAPEPTKHSKPKLLVNLILALFLGGLLGTGFALLLELQDRRIRSAVDLEQLLKLPVLADFSQFADKSVYPDGVETK is encoded by the coding sequence ATGAGTTTTCAACAATTGTGGCAAATATTACTAGCCCGTAAAAAAATTGCATTGGGTATTTTATCTCTGGTCGTGATTACATCCACAGTGGTCTCATTACTGTTGCCAAAACAATATACTGCTGAGGCTGATATTGCGATTGACACTATAAAAGTGGATCCAATCACAAATATTTCAATGTCTGGTCAGCTTGTTGCGGGTTACATGGCAACACAGGTTGACATTATCAGTAGTCATAACACTGCACGTAAAGTGGTTGAAATGACGGGGTTAAGTCAGCTACCTGAAGCACAAATGAAATTTCAGGACGACACTAAAGGGAAGGGCGATATTATCGATTGGTTAGCCGATTCGATTATCAAAGATCTGGATATTAAGCCATCACGGGAAAGCAATGTAATTTCGATATTCTACACATCGACAGACCCTGCATTTGCATCAGCAATGGCAAATATGTTTGTTGAAGCTTATAAAAAAGAAATCATTGATATGCGTTCAAATCTGGCGCAGCAAAATCAAAGTTTCTTTGAACAACAGCTAAAGTCATTACAGAAAAAACTAGAGGCGGCACAAAAAAAACTATCTGATTATCAGCAACAGCAGGGCATAGTTGCTTCTGATGAACGCCTTGATGTTGAAAATCAACGGTTAAACGAGTTATCCACACAATTGGTGGCTACTCAGGGGCAGCTAATCGATGCGCAGTCACGATTAAAAAAAGAGGGTGCGGTAGCACCTGACGTTTTGAATAATCCACTAATTCAGCAGTTAAAGTCACAGCTTGCATTGCAAGAATCAAAATTTAAGCAGATTGCTGCAAAAGAAGGTCCTAAGCATCCAACTTATCAACAAGCAGAGGCTGAATTAAATTCAGCGCGCACCCAGTTAAATAGTCAGATCAGTCAATATTCAAATAGCCTTGTAAGTACAGCAGAAAACGTTAAACAACGGCTGGTAAATTTACAAAAAGCACTCGATGCACAAAAAGTGCGTGTTTTAGAGCTTAAATCACAACGATCACGCTTAGATTTACTACAGAGAGATGTAGATAATGCACAGCAGATTTATCAAGTTGCCATGCAGAAATTGTCTGAATCATCACTTGAGAGTAGTTCTGATTTAACCAATGTTTCAGTACTTAAATCAGCACCAGAACCAACTAAACACTCAAAACCGAAATTGTTAGTCAATCTTATTCTGGCTCTATTTCTGGGGGGATTATTGGGCACAGGTTTTGCGTTGCTGCTTGAATTGCAGGACAGACGCATCCGCTCGGCGGTTGATTTGGAACAACTGCTGAAATTGCCGGTACTGGCGGACTTTAGTCAATTTGCCGATAAATCGGTATATCCTGATGGTGTGGAGACAAAATAA
- a CDS encoding polysaccharide biosynthesis tyrosine autokinase, whose translation MLQQRIKEEISPTGGRIGKLLLDSGRLNAVQIEQVEHYQQEKSLRFGLAAIELGFINEADLQFALARQFDYACLQPGDGVLDERIVAAYVPLGSYGEQLRSLRNELTQRWFLRGRTSVVVIGEQQNNDSSVLLANLAVVFTQLGEHTLVMDANLRNGCQHELFHLDNRQGLSDLLAGRADYQCIQSIGLLPGLDVLTCGTTAPNPQELLARPQYRQLLTELEQQYDVILLDAPALAACADAQVVVAPVQGAVVVACQHSSSLKGMQQLLTRIQNAGAEVIGCVLSGIS comes from the coding sequence ATGTTGCAACAAAGGATCAAGGAAGAAATTTCACCAACAGGAGGCCGGATCGGTAAACTGTTGCTGGATAGCGGGCGCTTAAATGCTGTGCAGATCGAACAAGTAGAGCATTACCAGCAGGAGAAGTCGCTGCGTTTTGGTCTTGCGGCCATTGAGTTGGGGTTTATTAATGAAGCTGATCTGCAGTTTGCGCTGGCGCGGCAGTTTGACTATGCCTGTCTGCAACCGGGCGATGGTGTGCTTGATGAACGAATTGTCGCCGCCTATGTTCCCCTTGGCAGTTATGGAGAGCAATTGCGGTCACTACGCAATGAATTAACTCAGCGTTGGTTCCTGCGTGGACGCACCTCTGTTGTGGTAATTGGCGAACAACAAAACAACGACAGCAGTGTTTTGCTGGCGAATCTGGCAGTAGTGTTTACTCAATTGGGTGAACATACCTTAGTGATGGACGCAAACCTACGAAATGGCTGTCAGCATGAGTTGTTTCATCTTGATAATCGCCAGGGTCTCAGTGACCTGCTGGCAGGTCGTGCCGATTACCAGTGTATCCAATCGATCGGTCTTTTACCTGGGCTTGATGTGCTGACATGCGGTACTACAGCTCCAAATCCACAAGAGTTGTTGGCTCGCCCTCAGTATCGTCAGCTGCTAACCGAGTTAGAGCAGCAGTATGACGTTATTCTGCTGGATGCACCTGCACTAGCTGCGTGTGCAGATGCACAGGTGGTGGTGGCGCCAGTACAGGGGGCGGTTGTTGTTGCTTGCCAGCACTCCAGCTCGCTCAAAGGCATGCAGCAACTGTTGACTCGTATACAGAATGCTGGTGCTGAAGTTATCGGTTGTGTGTTAAGCGGAATATCATGA